In Rutidosis leptorrhynchoides isolate AG116_Rl617_1_P2 chromosome 2, CSIRO_AGI_Rlap_v1, whole genome shotgun sequence, one genomic interval encodes:
- the LOC139887589 gene encoding uncharacterized protein — MLQLKAKNLALLGKWWWRFRTEPNIFWVKVIKSICGQDGGMGLSRAILASRKISTWSSILMIDSELRKLNLDFENLFIKSVSNGNNTLFWKDAWLDNKLLYEKFGRLIMLDSNEDALVSERIIKVPAQKAPTMQNNWLPQKFDIFIWRTLLKILPVRVELDKRGVDLESILHPVCNNEVETV, encoded by the exons atGTTACAGCTTAAAGCTAAGAACTTAGCTTTGTTgggaaaatggtggtggaggttccgAACGGAACCAAACATATTTTGGGTTAAAGTCATAAAAAGTATATGCGGTCAGGACGGGGGTATGGGTTTATCTCGTGCTATTTTAGCATCCAGGAAAATTTCAACTTGGTCTTCAATTTTAATGATTGATTCAGAGTTAAGGAAACTTaatttagattttgaaaatttatttATAAAGTCAGTAAGTAATGGAAATAATACTCTCTTTTGGAAGGATGCTTGGCTTGATAATAAATTGTTGTATGAGAAATTCGGTAGGCTTATCATGTTGGATTCGAATGAAGACGCTCTGGTTTCAGAACGTATAATAAAG GTTCCTGCTCAAAAAGCTCCTACAATGCAAAATAACTGGCTACCTCAGAAATTCGATATATTTATTTGGAGAACGTTGTTAAAAATATTACCGGTCCGAGTGGAATTAGATAAAAGAGGTGTGGATCTGGAATCAATTCTCCATCCTGTTTGTAACAATGAGGTGGAAACGGTctga
- the LOC139887588 gene encoding uncharacterized mitochondrial protein AtMg01250-like, whose translation MEELKRCKRKSFVFKADFEKTFDSLNWQYLLTVLELKGFGVKWRSWILSYLKSASISVLVNGSPTKEFSLMRGVRQGNPLSPYLFILATEGPSLLTKKAIEKRLYKGVEIGTDKVMVSHLQYADDTIFFGDWSKNNAKNLMKLLMCFEKISGLKVNLSKSCLYQVGVSIESVESLASVLGCNMDKFPISYLDLPIGSQMNKVKDWIPFIENNSK comes from the coding sequence ATGGAAGAGCTAAAAAGATGTAAGAGGAAAAGTTTTGTTTTCAAAGCAGATTTTGAAAAGACCTTTGACTCCCTAAATTGGCAATATCTCCTTACGGTCCTAGAATTAAAGGGCTTTGGTGTAAAGTGGAGGTCGTGGATACTTTCTTACTTAAAATCCGCCTCGATCTCTGTTTTGGTCAATGGCTCTCCAACAAAGGAGTTTTCCCTCATGAGAGGGGTTAGGCAAGGCAACCCGCTCTCCCCGTACCTCTTCATTTTGGCCACGGAAGGTCCTAGCCTACTAACCAAAAAAGCCATTGAAAAGAGATTGTACAAAGGAGTGGAAATTGGGACGGACAAGGTTATGGTATCACACCTTCAATACGCGGATGACACAATTTTCTTCGGAGATTGGAGTAAAAATAATGCTAAAAATCTTATGAAACTCCTAATGTGCTTCGAGAAAATCTCGGGTCTAAAGGTAAATCTTTCAAAGAGCTGCTTATACCAGGTTGGTGTCTCAATTGAATCGGTTGAAAGTTTAGCTTCTGTTCTTGGCTGTAACATGGATAAATTCCCCATCTCGTATCTTGATCTCCCAATTGGATCTCAGATGAATAAAGTAAAAGATTGGATTCCGTTCATAGAAAATAATTCGAAATAA
- the LOC139887587 gene encoding uncharacterized protein, producing MNCPNVAWVLCGDFNEVRDETERKNGVFNERRAKLFNEFIEKMELIEVPLQGKRFTRVSHDCSKLRKLYRFLVSDQFLSMWEDISMMALERNLSDHCPIVMRDKNEDFGPKPLKFFDMWMEFKEMEPLIVEAWNKKVVGQRMDCVFRDKLKNVKEALRKWSKFKFRPIDFEIEMARKETLE from the coding sequence ATGAATTGTCCGAATGTTGCTTGGGTTCTATGTGGAGATTTCAATGAAGTTCGTGATGAAACCGAAAGAAAAAATGGTGTTTTCAATGAACGAAGAGCAAAACTATTCAATGAATTCATAGAAAAAATGGAATTAATCGAAGTACCTCTTCAAGGTAAGCGGTTCACAAGGGTCAGTCATGATTGCTCGAAGCTAAGAAAACTTTATCGCTTTTTAGTATCGGATCAATTTCTAAGTATGTGGGAGGATATCTCGATGATGGCGTTAGAGAGAAATTTATCGGACCATTGTCCTATTGTTATGCGAGATAAAAATGAAGACTTTGGACCAAAACCATTAAAATTCTTTGACATGTGGATGGAATTTAAAGAAATGGAACCGTTAATTGTTGAAGCTTGGAATAAGAAAGTAGTAGGCCAAAGGATGGATTGCGTCTTCCGAGACAAACTTAAAAATGTTAAAGAAGCGTTGCGAAAATGGAGCAAATTCAAATTTAGACCTATAGATTTCGAGATTGAAATGGCTAGAAAGGAGACCTtggaatga
- the LOC139890550 gene encoding SPX domain-containing protein 1-like: MKFGKSLSNQIEQTLPEWRDKFLCYKELKKSLKLINPQRKSGDVCNREAKRPKLSGGGAGDWSVVDGGIGGMSVEEVDFVDLLEKEIEKFNFFFLEKEEEYIIKLKELQDSVAKAKDSSEEMIRIRKEMVDFHGEMVLLENYSALNYTGIVKILKKYDKKTGAVLRLPYIQKVLQQPFFTTDLVYKLVKECEALLDRLFPLTEPSISSGCNGDDGEATVGPIGAKEFAELEYMKNLYTKSTISALRVLKEIRSRSSTVSVFSLPPMQVGVLEETWNKFPVLEQLAK, encoded by the exons atgaaatttggcaAGAGTTTGAGCAATCAGATTGAGCAAACATTGCCTGAATGGAGAGACAAGTTTTTGTGTTATAAAGAACTCAAGAAAAGCTTAAAATTAATCAACCCACAAAGGAAATCAGGTGATGTTTGTAACAGGGAAGCTAAAAGACCAAAACTTTCCGGCGGTGGTGCCGGAGATTGGTCGGTGGTTGACGGCGGTATTGGAGGAATGTCTGTTGAAGAGGTTGATTTTGTTGATTTGTTAGAGAAGGAGATTGAGAAATTTAACTTTTTTTTTCTTGAGAAAGAGGAAGAGTATATCATCAAATTAAAG GAATTGCAAGACAGTGTAGCGAAGGCAAAGGATTCAAGTGAAGAGATGATAAGGATTCGAAAAGAAATGGTCGATTTTCATGGAGAGATGGTTCTGTTAGAGAATTATAGTGCTCTTAACTACACTG GAATTGTAAAAATTTTGAAGAAATACGACAAGAAAACAGGGGCTGTTCTTCGTTTACCATACATTCAAAAAGTCCTACAACAACCATTCTTCACCACTGACTTGGTTTACAAGCTTGTAAAAGAGTGTGAGGCGTTACTTGACCGCCTCTTCCCTTTAACCGAACCTTCCATTTCATCTGGATGCAATGGTGACGATGGTGAGGCAACCGTGGGACCCATAGGGGCTAAAGAATTTGCTGAGCTAGAGTACATGAAGAACTTATACACGAAAAGTACCATTTCTGCTCTTCGAGTTTTGAAGGAAATAAGAAGCAGGAGTTCGACAGTTAGTGTATTTTCGTTGCCACCTATGCAAGTTGGTGTACTGGAAGAAACTTGGAACAAGTTTCCGGTGCTTGAACAATTAGCTAAATAG